A window of the Bombus huntii isolate Logan2020A chromosome 8, iyBomHunt1.1, whole genome shotgun sequence genome harbors these coding sequences:
- the LOC126868291 gene encoding cytochrome P450 9e2-like, translating to MVSAFFTLLTGLFLLLCLYLYLRHNHWKRNGIPTAKGYVPILGHMLPVLMKRIHFGQFIRKVYDEYKDYSMVGIYNGIMPLLILREPNLVKTVLQSNFSSFHENAFKIDPNADPLSAKNPFFCTGDAWLNGRKRLTYAFSNVRLKVLFVAVKGVCKKFENFLNRRLETKNKYEVELKPLFLRFTGEVVANAGLGIEGHCFEDETTASAFNQLTGNALTTSLSILIWQYFPVIGRLLKLKLLPKRLDEFFRKVVAENLEIRRMEPIYRNDFLQLMIDMEKIGEKVDEDVIAAHALSFFLDGTETSSLTLNYIGYDLAVHPDIQEKLRNEVMSKIEKHGGFTYEALKEMTYMNQVISESQRCHTVAGFMHKICTEEFVLQGSDGLTYRAKPGTNIIIPAEGLQCDPKYWTDPEVFDPERFNEERKQTIEKMTFLPFGEGPRICVGMKMAMLQMKACLANLLRNYKLELSPRTQVPLKILPNHFLAEVNGGIWVYITKL from the coding sequence ATGGTGTCTGCATTTTTTACACTCCTTACAGGGCTGTTCCTACTATTGTGTTTGTATTTGTACTTGAGGCACAACCATTGGAAAAGAAATGGAATTCCTACTGCTAAAGGGTATGTTCCAATCCTCGGCCACATGTTACCCGTATTGATGAAAAGAATACACTTTGGTCAATTTATCCGAAAAGTATACGACGAGTATAAAGATTACAGCATGGTCGGAATATACAACGGAATAATGCCATTGCTAATTCTTCGAGAGCCTAATTTAGTAAAAACCGTGCTGCAAAGTAATTTCTCGAGTTTCCACGAAAATGCATTCAAAATCGACCCAAATGCGGATCCCCTTTCGGCTAAAAATCCGTTTTTTTGCACTGGAGACGCATGGCTGAACGGAAGAAAACGTCTAACCTACGCGTTTTCTAACGTTAGATTGAAGGTTCTTTTCGTAGCTGTCAAAGGGGTCTGTaagaaattcgaaaatttcttGAACAGACGACTAGAAACGAAGAACAAGTACGAAGTCGAATTGAAACCGTTATTCTTAAGATTCACTGGTGAAGTTGTAGCAAACGCTGGTTTAGGCATCGAAGGTCACTGTTTCGAAGATGAAACAACTGCCAGTGCCTTCAATCAGCTTACAGGAAACGCGTTAACCACATCACTATCAATTTTAATCTGGCAATACTTTCCCGTTATTGGTCGTTTGTTGAAGCTCAAATTACTTCCTAAACGATTAGACGAATTCTTTAGAAAAGTTGTTGCAGAAAACTTAGAAATCAGACGAATGGAGCCGATATACAGGAATGATTTCCTACAATTAATGATCGACATGGAAAAAATAGGGGAGAAAGTCGACGAAGATGTTATAGCGGCCCATGCACTTTCCTTCTTCCTTGATGGAACCGAGACGTCCAGTCTTACCTTAAATTACATTGGATATGACTTGGCCGTTCATCCAGACATTCAAGAAAAGCTGAGAAACGAAGTGATGTCTAAGATCGAAAAACACGGAGGTTTTACGTACGAAGCATTGAAGGAAATGACATATATGAATCAAGTGATTAGCGAATCTCAGAGATGTCACACGGTTGCAGGTTTCATGCATAAAATTTGTACAGAGGAGTTTGTGCTACAAGGCTCAGATGGATTAACCTATCGTGCGAAACCTGGGACGAATATAATTATACCCGCTGAGGGACTGCAGTGTGATCCGAAGTATTGGACCGATCCAGAAGTTTTCGATCCGGAACGATTCAACGAAGAGAGAAAGCAAACAATAGAAAAAATGACATTCCTTCCTTTCGGTGAGGGACCACGAATTTGTGTTGGAATGAAAATGGCTATGCTACAGATGAAGGCTTGTTTGGCTAATTTGTtaagaaattacaaattggAATTATCACCAAGAACGCAAGTCCCATTGAAAATATTGCCGAATCATTTTCTGGCGGAAGTAAATGGTGGTATTTGGGTATATATCACCAAGCTTTGA
- the LOC126868293 gene encoding cytochrome P450 9e2-like has protein sequence MTYPFFTLLVGAFLLLCFYLYLRHNHWKRNGIPTVKGSIPILGHLLPLMTGRMNFAELIQKAYKEYKDHSMVGMYKGIMPMLLVRDPNVVKTVLQSNFTSFHENGSKIEPDADPLLSKNPFFCYGDVWLNGRKRLTYAFSNVRLKILFTAVIGVCKKFDNFLNKQLGKNNKYEVELKSLFLKFTGEVVANAGFGIEGHCFEDARNANAFDQLFGNMLAESLLSIIRSYLPSINRFLKIKFLPKQVDQFFRNIVTENLKVRRNEPVHRNDFLQLMIDMEKTGEHIDEEVVAAHAVSFFFDGVETSSITLRFVGYDLAVHPDIQNKLRNEVISAIAKHGGLTYEALKDMTYMNQVISESQRCHAAVCFMHKVCTEEFELQGSDGLTYRAKPGTEIFISVHGLHSDPTYWVDPEVFDPERFNEERKQTIEKMTFLPFGEGPRICVGMKMAMLQMKACLANLLRNYKLELSPKTHIPLKMSANLMLSEVDDGIWVYISKL, from the coding sequence ATGACTTATCCATTTTTTACGCTCCTCGTTGGAGCTTTCTTGCTATTGtgcttttatttgtatttgaGACACAACCATTGGAAGAGAAATGGAATTCCAACTGTCAAAGGATCTATTCCAATCCTGGGCCACCTGTTACCCCTAATGACGGGAAGAATGAATTTTGCCGAACTTATTCAAAAAGCATACAAAGAGTACAAAGATCATAGCATGGTCGGTATGTACAAAGGAATAATGCCAATGTTACTTGTTCGAGACCCTAATGTAGTGAAAACCGTGCTGCAAAGTAATTTCACGAGCTTCCACGAAAATGGGTCGAAAATCGAACCGGATGCAGATCCTCTTTTATCCAAAAATCCGTTTTTCTGTTACGGAGACGTATGGTTGAACGGAAGGAAACGACTAACCTACGCGTTTTCCAATGTTAGATTGAAGATCCTTTTCACAGCTGTCATCGGAGTGTGCAAGAAATTCGACAATTTCCTGAACAAACAGCTAGGGAAGAACAACAAGTACGAAGTCGAACTGAAATCGTTATTCTTAAAATTCACTGGTGAAGTTGTGGCGAACGCTGGTTTTGGCATCGAAGGTCACTGCTTTGAAGATGCACGAAATGCAAATGCCTTCGATCAACTTTTTGGAAATATGTTAGCGGAATCATTATTATCTATAATCAGATCCTACCTTCCATCTATCAATCGCTTCTTGAAGATCAAATTCCTGCCTAAACAAGTGGACCAATTCTTTAGGAACATCGTCACAGAAAATCTGAAAGTCAGAAGAAACGAACCAGTACATAGAAATGATTTCCTGCAATTAATGATCGACATGGAAAAGACAGGGGAGCATATCGATGAAGAGGTTGTAGCGGCTCATgcagtttcttttttctttgacGGAGTCGAAACATCCAGCATTACCTTACGTTTCGTTGGATACGACTTGGCTGTTCATCCAGACATTCAAAATAAGTTGAGAAACGAAGTGATATCTGCGATTGCGAAACACGGAGGTTTAACGTACGAGGCATTGAAAGACATGACGTATATGAATCAAGTGATCAGCGAATCTCAAAGATGTCACGCAGCTGTATGCTTCATGCATAAAGTGTGCACAGAAGAGTTCGAGTTGCAAGGGTCAGATGGGTTGACCTATCGCGCAAAACCTGGCACCGAGATATTCATATCCGTTCATGGATTGCACTCTGATCCTACATATTGGGTTGATCCAGAAGTTTTCGATCCGGAACGATTCAACGAAGAGAGAAAGCAAACAATAGAAAAAATGACATTCCTTCCTTTCGGTGAGGGACCACGAATTTGTGTTGGAATGAAAATGGCTATGTTACAGATGAAGGCTTGTTTGGCTAATTTGTtaagaaattacaaattggAATTATCACCAAAAACCCACATCCCGTTGAAAATGTCGGCAAACCTTATGTTATCCGAAGTAGATGATGGAATTTGGGTATATATCTCTAAGCTTTGA